The Herbiconiux sp. SALV-R1 nucleotide sequence GCGGCCGGCCTCGAGCGCGGCTACAACGTTCTGCTGTTCGAGGGGCCGGGGCAGGGTTCGCTGCTGTTCGAGCAGAACATCCCGTTCACGCCGTACTGGGAAGACGTCGTCACCCCGCTCGTCGACTTCGCGATCGCCCAGCCCGAGACGGATGCGCAGAAGGTCGCCCTCACCGGCTGGAGCTTCGGCGGCGTGCTGGTGATGCGTGCCGCGGCGGCCGAGCACCGGCTCGCCGCGGTGGTCGCCGACCCCGGCTTCTGGGACAACTCGGCACCCTGGCAGCCGCTCGTCACCGCCATGAACGACTACTTCGGCTCGGTCTCGAACGCGAATTGGAAGGAGCTGTTCGACGGCACCTCCCCCGCCTACGGGCCCGACGGGCAGGATGCGCTGAAGTTCCTGGTGAACAAGCGCGGCGAGATCTACGGCTCGGCGCTGCACGATCAGGCGTCGAGCGGTGGGGTGATCACCGACATCGTGGGGCTGCTGGATGCGATCGATTCGTTCAGCGGCGACGCCGCACTGTTCGGGGAGGTCACCTCGCACGTGCTGCTCAACGAGTACGCCTCCGACGTGTTCTTCACCGGCCAGGGCGACCAGGTCGAGGCGTGGCTGACCAAGGCCGCCTCGGTCTCGACCCACCTCTTCGACTACCCCACCGGCACCGAGTTCCACTGCGCGCCCATGGCGCCGCAGGTGCGCAACGAGGTGGTGTTCGGGTGGCTCGACGAGGTCTTGGCCAACGCGCCCACCCCGCCTGCCCCTCCCGCACCCCCGGTGCCCCCGGCGCCTCCCGCCCCGCCCGCGCGCCCCGCCCTCGCCGACACGGGCGCCCCCGGTGCCGCCGCGGGCGTCACGGCAGCCATCGCCACGGGCGTCGCCGCCGCCGGCGCGGGTGCCGCGACCCTCGCCGCGCGCTCGCACCCCCGCTCAACCCGCTCCCCCGAGTAGCGCGGCATCGACCCGTCACGATCCGCCCTCTCAGGCACCGGGAGAGGGCGGTTTGTGACGGGTCGATTGTGCGCGGGGGCGCGTCAGCGCACCAGGGGCAGCCAGATGTCGTCGACGATCTCGAGGATGCGGGGGTCGGGAAGGGGCTTCAGTGTCATGACGAGGTCGTGGCGCACCAGGTCGGAGGGGAGCGTCGTGACGCCCTGCGGCCAGTCGCGCAGCGGGATCTCGCCGCGCGCGGCGGCGCGTTCGAGCATCCGTCTGCCCACCTCGGTGCGGCCCTCGAGCAGGCGGCGGCGCAGGTCGGCGGGTGACAGGCCGGTGTCGGCGTGGATGCTCGCCATGTACACGCTGATCACCGCCATGAACCCCGACCGGGTCGCGTTGAAGTCACGGAGTGCGGCGAGCATGTCGCCCCGGAGGGAGCCGGTGTCGGGCACCTCCCGGCGCGTGAACAGCCCGCCGTGCTGCAGCGCCGCCACGACGAGGTCGACCTTCGAGGGCCACCGGCGGTAGAGCACCGGTTTCGACGTGCCGGCGCGAGCGGCGACGCCGTCGTAGCCGAAGGCGGGGTAGCCCACCTCCTCGAGCTCGGCCCAGGCCGCATCGAGCAGCGCGTGCTCGAGCTCGGCACCGCGGCGGCGCGTCTTCACAAGATCCATTTGCGTATCTTATCGCAGCGGCGTACAGTTCTGCCGATAAGACACAACCGAGTATCTAAGGTCATCATGGACAAGAACCTCCGCCGCCTCGCCGTCGCCCTCGTCGTCGGCGCGATGGCGCCCCTGTTCGACGCGACCATCGTGAGCGTCGCGCTGCACACGCTGGCCGGCGACCTGAACGCGAGCATCGAGACCATCCAGTGGGTGAGCACGGGCTATCTGCTCGCCATGGGCGTCACCGTGCCGCTCGTCGGCTGGCTGCAGAACCGCCTCGGCGGCAGGCGTCTGTGGATGGCGGCGCTCGTCGTGTTCCTCGTCGGCAGCATCCTGTGCTCGCTCGCCTGGGACGCCGGGAGCCTCATCGCGTTCCGCGTCGTGCAGGGCGTGGGCGCCGGCGCCATGATGCCGCTGCTCACCACGCTTCTCATGCAGGCCGCCCGCGGCCAGGCGCTCGGCCGCACGATGGCGGTGGTCTCACTGCCGACCGCGCTCGGCCCCATCCTCGGCCCGGTGATCGGCGGCCTCCTCCTCGGCGCCGGCGCCTGGCCGTGGCTGTTCTGGGTTAACGTGCCGTTCGCGGCGGTCGCGCTCGTGCTGGCGTGGCGCTTCATCCCCGCCGACGGGCCGACCGGCACCGCGAAGCTCGACGTGGTCGGGCTCACGCTGCTCTCCCCCGCGGTCGTCGGGCTGCTCTACGGCCTCAGCAACGCCGGCAGCGCGGGCGGCTTCGCGCGGTTCGACGTGTGGGCGCCGCTCGCGGCGGGCGTCGCGCTGCTCGTCGCGTTCACGCTCTGGGCGACCCGCACGACGCGCCCGGCGCTCGTCGACCTCCGCCTCCTGCGGCACCGCCCGCTCGCCGCCGCGTCGGGCGCGATGTTCCTCATGGGAGCCGCCCTCTACGGCGGCATGCTCCTGCTCCCGCTGTCGTTCCAGGAGCTCCGCGGCACCGACGCGCTCGGCGCCGGACTCCTCCTCATCCCGCAGGGCGTCGGCTCGCTGCTCAGCCGCTCGCTCGCCGGGCGCCTCACCGATCGCATCGGAGCGCGCACCGTGGCCATCCTCGGCTTCGCCGTGGTGCTCGTGGCGACCATCCCGTTCGCCTTCGCCGACGCGAGCACGAACCTGTGGTGGATCAGCGCCGTGCTCGTGGTGCGGGGCATGGGGCTCGGGGCGGTGATGATCCCGATCATGGCGGTGGGCTTCGTCGGGCTCGAGCAGCACGAGATCCCCCACGCCAGCACCATCACCCGCCTCTCACAGCAGCTCGGCGGCGCCTTCGGCACTGCAGTGCTCGCCGTGGTGCTGGCCGGCGCCGCTGCGGGCGGCGGTGCGGCCGGCGGCGGGGCGGATGCGGTGGCCGCGTTCCAGCAATCGTTCTGGTGGGCGATCGCCATCACAGGCGTCGCCCTCCTCCTCTCGTTCCTCCTCCCCGGCCGCACCGCGGTCGCCGACGCGGAGGAGAAGCCGGAGACCGCCACCGCAGGCGCTGTCTCCTCCCGCGCCTGACGAGCGGGGCATCAATCCCCGATAGTCACCTCGATCACTTCCAGCGCAGGGATCCCCTGGAAGTCTCTGGGGTTGGCCGTGACGATGGGCAGCCCGTTCGCCAGAGCGACGGCGGCGATGAGGGCGTCGTAGGCTCGCGCGGCAGGTTTACGCCCACCCTGGCGCAGCGCCGCCGCGACCTGACCGAACGCCCGCGCCGCCGCAGCGTCGAGAGGCAGCGGTTCGAAGTCGGCCTCGGCCTGCTGCAGGTGGGCCAGGCGCGCCGCCCGAGTGATGTCGTCTGTCGCGACGAGCGGGCCGACACTCAACTCCGCGAGGGTGACGGTGCCAATCTGCAGTTCTTCGAGCAGCGCCTCGGGTTCGGCGACGCGGGCGAGCAGAATCACGGTCGAGGTGTCGACCAGCTCTCGAGGGTGCGCGCTCGCAGGGTCGGGTCGATGAGCTCGTCGATCTCGGACCGTATCAGATCGGTGTCGACAGCCGGAAGCATCCGTCGACGCTCGATCAACTCGCTCGTCGACAGGGTGCGGCGCGGCAAGGGACGAAGCTCGGCGACCTCGGCGCCGTCGCTCGTGACCGTGAGCGTCTCGCCGCGGGCCACCCGTGCAAGCACATCACCGCCATGATTGCGGAGTTGTCGCACACTCACCAGAGACATGGCTCCAGTGTGTCACGCGTGGGACACCCAAATCGAGAATAATTCAGCCAAAAGCGACGTGCTGGGTGACCCAGGCGTGCATGGCGACGGCGGCGGCGGCGGAGGCGTTGATGGAGCGGGTGGAGCCGAACTGGGAGATCTCGACCACCGCATCCGCTGCGGCGATGGCCTCGGCCGAGAGGCCGGGGCCCTCCTGCCCGAACAGCAGCACGCAGCGCTCGGGGAACGCGAAGGTCTCGATGATGACGCTGCCCGGCACGTTGTCGATCGCGATGATAGGCAATTCGGCCGCGCGGGCGACCTCGACGAAGGTGGCGACATCGGGGTGGTTCTGCACGTGCTGGTAGCGGTCGGTCACCATGGCCCCGCGCTTGTTCCAGCGCTTGCGGCCGATGATGTGCACGGTGTCGGCGGCGAACGCGTTGGCGCTGCGCACGATCGACCCGATGTTGAGGTCGTGCTGCCAGTTCTCGATGGCGACGTGGAACGGATGCCGGTGCTGGTCGAGGTCGGCGACGATCGCGTCCATGCGCCAGTAGCGGTAGCGGTCGATGACGTTGCGGGTGTCGCCGCGTTCGAGCAGCTCCGGGTCGTACTGCTCGCCCTCGGGCCACTCCCCCGCCCACGGGCCGACGCCCCCGGCGCTCAGTTCGACGCTCGCGGTGGGGCCGGATGCGCGGGGCTCGTTCACCCGCACAGGCTATCGCCCGCGGGGTGCGCGGCGCCCACAACAGTGCCCTCCGTGAACTGTATGAACTCGTATACAGCGCAATGGCGCGCATCCGTAGACTTGAGCGTGTGACTGAGACCCACCCATCCACCGAGATCCCCGGAGAGATCGCCCGCTCGTGGCTGCTCGTCTCCGCCCGCCGAACAGAGCAGTTCGACTCCGCCGCCAAGTCGCGTGCCGACCAGATCGTGCTCGACATCGAGGACGCCGTCGACCCGAAGCACAAGCCGGAGGCGCGCGGCGACGTCGTGGACTGGCTGTCGAACGGCGGCAGCGGCTGGGTGCGCATCAACGACCGCGCCAGCGACTTCTGGAGCGACGATGTCGACGAGCTGAAGGGCGTTCCCGGCCTCCGCGGCGTCATGCTCGCGAAGACCGAGTCGGCTGCCGACGTCACCGAGACCTTCGACCGCCTCGGCGGCACGACCCCCGTGCTCGTGCTCATCGAGTCGGCCCTCGGCATCGAGGAGGCCGTGTCCATCGCCCGGGCCCGCGGCGCCTACCGCCTCGCCTTCGGCTCCGGCGACTACCGGCGCGACACCGGCACCAGCGCCGAAGACATCGCGATGGCGTACCCGCGCTCCCGCCTCGTCATCGCGAGCCGGGTCGGCAAGCTCCCCGGCCCCATCGACGGACCCACCGTCTCGTCGAGCCACCCGGTGCTGCGCGAGCAGTCGGCCGTGGCCGTCGCGCTCGGGCTCACCGGCAAGCTCTGCCTCGACGTCGAGCAGCTGCCCGTCATCAACGAGGTCATCAGCCCCACCCAGTCGGATGTGACCTGGGCTCGCGACTTCCTCGACGACTTCGAGGCCCGCGGCCGCGTCATCCGCGACGGCAGCGACCTGCCCCGCCTCGGCCGCGCCGAGAAGATCGACAAGCTGGCCCGCGCCTTCGGCGTCGAGCCGCTGCCGAACGGCCGGTAGAGCCGCCTCTCACGACACGACGAAGGCCCCGGGTGTGCGACCCGGGGCCTTCGTGGTGGTGACGGATGCGGGCGAGACCGCCGAGCATCCGTCGGCTGTTCGCGAGACGGTCAGTGCTTGAACGCGTCTTTCACGTTCTCGCCGGCCTTCTTGGCGTCGGCCTTGGTCTGGTCGGCCTTGCCCTCGGCCTCGAGCTTCTCGTTGCCGGTGGCCTTGCCGAAGCCCTCCTTCGCCTTGCCGGCGATGTCTTCAGCGGCGTTGCGGATCTTGTCGTCGAGTCCCATGGTCTTTCTCCTTCTTCATAGTGGGTGGGGTGGTGGAGTCGGCGGCGCTCAGTTCAAGCGCCGCACGTCTCCGGCGAGGCGCGCCCTCAGCCCGCTGTGGATCGACACGAAGGTCGGCACGGCGTGCCCGGTGAGCGTCGCCAGGTTGGTGGTGAGCCGCGCCACGAGGGTCGCGACCTCCTGGGGCGAGGTGTTCTGACGGGGGGTGACCGAGACGTGCAGCACAGGACTGCCCTTCACCCGGTTGGCCGAGACGCTGCTCGAGAGGATCTCGTCGTGCGAGGCTAGGCTGCCCCGGATCGCATCGGCGGCGAACGACTCCTGCACCGTGATGGGGCCGATCGGGCTCTCGGAACCCGCGGTCTTCAGCACCGTGCGGGTGCGTCGGCCGCCGAGGTTCGCGACGATGACGATCGCCACGATGACGACGAGGGCCATCGCGCCGAGCACACCGATCGCGACCCAGCTGACGGTGGTGCCGTCGGCGACCCGGCTGGCCTGGTGGGCCGACTGGAGGCCGTTCACCGCACCGCCCACGGTCGTCTTCCAGGCGTCGCCGAAGGCGGGCCACAGCACGGCGGTACCGACGGCCGCGCCGATAGCGAGGAGCACCAGTCCGACGACGAGCAGCACGGCGCGGTTCAGACCACGGTTCGTCGAGTTCATGCCGCCGGCTCCTTCTCCTGTCGGTACTGCACGCGGGCCCGCACCCGAACCGTCGGGTCGAGTTCGTAGCGGTCGAGCTCGTCGGTCGCCGTACGGATGACGGCGAACCGGTCGATCTCGGTGCCCGCCTCGGGGTGCACGGTCACGTCGGCCGTGCGGTGGGCGATGCCCACGGTCACCTCGTCGCGCCGGAGCCCGAGCTCGTCGGCGACGTGCTGGGCAAGGGCGGAGGCGATCACGCCGTTGTCGACGACGACCGCATCCTGACCCATCCGGTGCTTGGGCAGCCGCCCCGCGCCGAGGGCGAGCACGATGAGCACCACGCCGAGCACGGCGATCACCACCGCTCCCGCCACGATCGCCGCGGCGGGCTGCGCCGAGGGCAGCGCGACCAGCCAGGCGAGCCCGGCGGCCGGGGCCACGAGCAGCGGCCTCGCGCCGGCGAGTCGCAGAACGACCTCGGTGCCCAGATAGGCGAGGGCGAGCGCGATGAGCACCAGCACGACGACCGTCGCCACCGTGCGGGGCGAGTGCGTCTCGCGCCGCACCACGCGGCGGAGTGCGGGATCGGTCATCTCACTCTCCTTCTCGGGGGAACGACCGCGCCGGTGACGACGACGGCCAGTCGGGTGATGTCACGACCGGTGACGTGGGCCAGGTGACTCTGCAGCTGCTGCTGCACGGCGGTCACCCGGTCGATCACCGACGAACCCGCGGCGATGGCCTCGGTGTCGTCGAGATCGGGGATGGGCAGGGGGGTGCGCACGCGCACGGCGTATCCGCCGCGCCATTCGGAGACCTCGACCTTCACCTCGCCCGACTCGACGCCGATGGCGTCGGCCGAGGCGCGGTGAACGATCTTCTCGATGACGCGATCGCGAACGCTGATCCGGCCTGCGGGTGCGCTCGTCGGGGCGGCCACGAGGAGTGAGGTGCTCATCAGGAGGTGCGCCTCCCCGAGAACACTCCCGCCAGGGCCCGGAGATCGAGCTGGCCGCTCATCACCCGGGCGACGACCGCCCCGATGACCATGAACAGCGCGACCAGCAGGAAGCCCCAGAAGCCGAACAGGAGCGCGGCGGCTGCGAGCACGGCGCCGATCAGGGCGCCGGAGACCGTGGCACTCATGCGACGCGCGACTCGGTCTGGTCGTCGCTGTCGTCACCGGGGATGTGCACGTCGTTCACGTCGACGTTCACCTCGACGACCTCGAGGCCCACCAGGCGGGTGATGGCGCTCGCCACGGCGGTGCGCACCTGGGAGGCGACCTGCTGGATGGGGGCCGGGTACTCCACGACGATGGTGATGTCGGCAGCGGCCTGGGTCTCGCCGACCTCGACCTTCACGCCCTGACCGAGGTCGGTGGCGTTGATGGCGTCACGGATGGCGCCGAAGGCGCGGGCTCCGCCGCCGCCGAGCGCGTACACGCCCTGCACCTCGCGGGCTGCGATGCCGGCGACCTTCGCCACGACGCCGTCGGCGATCGTGGTGCGGCCGGCAGCGGTGTCGTCGGTGGTGACGCGGCTGGTGGTCGTGGAGGAGCGGTCGACACGCGACGCGGAGGCCGGGGTGGTCGGCTTCGCGGGGGTGGTGGCCGCAGCGGTGGTGGGGGTGGTGTCTTCGGTGGCCATG carries:
- a CDS encoding S9 family peptidase, with the protein product MTPELTRRSLLGLAAAGGAGVAFGVAGAAPASAATPAVGTAAGVAGAAARAASVPRAAAARTTTLAAAPDPGLTPFPQQDDLNFQTLTAYGEAAYQSGEVGEVASAVAAVQAAITAGGAEAIPAYQPYAASFEALAARLAAEADAELAAGRYVTARSRYLRAASYYNCVLFFVLGTDAPGREAEIYGAMQRCWAAAAALLEPVLQRVEIPATVRFRELDGSVTTRTVTIPAYWGRASGTGAKPTVIINNGSDAQFVDIWAYGGAAGLERGYNVLLFEGPGQGSLLFEQNIPFTPYWEDVVTPLVDFAIAQPETDAQKVALTGWSFGGVLVMRAAAAEHRLAAVVADPGFWDNSAPWQPLVTAMNDYFGSVSNANWKELFDGTSPAYGPDGQDALKFLVNKRGEIYGSALHDQASSGGVITDIVGLLDAIDSFSGDAALFGEVTSHVLLNEYASDVFFTGQGDQVEAWLTKAASVSTHLFDYPTGTEFHCAPMAPQVRNEVVFGWLDEVLANAPTPPAPPAPPVPPAPPAPPARPALADTGAPGAAAGVTAAIATGVAAAGAGAATLAARSHPRSTRSPE
- a CDS encoding TetR/AcrR family transcriptional regulator — encoded protein: MDLVKTRRRGAELEHALLDAAWAELEEVGYPAFGYDGVAARAGTSKPVLYRRWPSKVDLVVAALQHGGLFTRREVPDTGSLRGDMLAALRDFNATRSGFMAVISVYMASIHADTGLSPADLRRRLLEGRTEVGRRMLERAAARGEIPLRDWPQGVTTLPSDLVRHDLVMTLKPLPDPRILEIVDDIWLPLVR
- a CDS encoding MDR family MFS transporter yields the protein MDKNLRRLAVALVVGAMAPLFDATIVSVALHTLAGDLNASIETIQWVSTGYLLAMGVTVPLVGWLQNRLGGRRLWMAALVVFLVGSILCSLAWDAGSLIAFRVVQGVGAGAMMPLLTTLLMQAARGQALGRTMAVVSLPTALGPILGPVIGGLLLGAGAWPWLFWVNVPFAAVALVLAWRFIPADGPTGTAKLDVVGLTLLSPAVVGLLYGLSNAGSAGGFARFDVWAPLAAGVALLVAFTLWATRTTRPALVDLRLLRHRPLAAASGAMFLMGAALYGGMLLLPLSFQELRGTDALGAGLLLIPQGVGSLLSRSLAGRLTDRIGARTVAILGFAVVLVATIPFAFADASTNLWWISAVLVVRGMGLGAVMIPIMAVGFVGLEQHEIPHASTITRLSQQLGGAFGTAVLAVVLAGAAAGGGAAGGGADAVAAFQQSFWWAIAITGVALLLSFLLPGRTAVADAEEKPETATAGAVSSRA
- a CDS encoding type II toxin-antitoxin system VapC family toxin; translated protein: MILLARVAEPEALLEELQIGTVTLAELSVGPLVATDDITRAARLAHLQQAEADFEPLPLDAAAARAFGQVAAALRQGGRKPAARAYDALIAAVALANGLPIVTANPRDFQGIPALEVIEVTIGD
- a CDS encoding type II toxin-antitoxin system Phd/YefM family antitoxin — protein: MSLVSVRQLRNHGGDVLARVARGETLTVTSDGAEVAELRPLPRRTLSTSELIERRRMLPAVDTDLIRSEIDELIDPTLRARTLESWSTPRP
- a CDS encoding TrmH family RNA methyltransferase, translated to MNEPRASGPTASVELSAGGVGPWAGEWPEGEQYDPELLERGDTRNVIDRYRYWRMDAIVADLDQHRHPFHVAIENWQHDLNIGSIVRSANAFAADTVHIIGRKRWNKRGAMVTDRYQHVQNHPDVATFVEVARAAELPIIAIDNVPGSVIIETFAFPERCVLLFGQEGPGLSAEAIAAADAVVEISQFGSTRSINASAAAAVAMHAWVTQHVAFG
- a CDS encoding CoA ester lyase, producing the protein MARIRRLERVTETHPSTEIPGEIARSWLLVSARRTEQFDSAAKSRADQIVLDIEDAVDPKHKPEARGDVVDWLSNGGSGWVRINDRASDFWSDDVDELKGVPGLRGVMLAKTESAADVTETFDRLGGTTPVLVLIESALGIEEAVSIARARGAYRLAFGSGDYRRDTGTSAEDIAMAYPRSRLVIASRVGKLPGPIDGPTVSSSHPVLREQSAVAVALGLTGKLCLDVEQLPVINEVISPTQSDVTWARDFLDDFEARGRVIRDGSDLPRLGRAEKIDKLARAFGVEPLPNGR
- a CDS encoding CsbD family protein; translation: MGLDDKIRNAAEDIAGKAKEGFGKATGNEKLEAEGKADQTKADAKKAGENVKDAFKH
- a CDS encoding DNA/RNA endonuclease G, with the protein product MTDPALRRVVRRETHSPRTVATVVVLVLIALALAYLGTEVVLRLAGARPLLVAPAAGLAWLVALPSAQPAAAIVAGAVVIAVLGVVLIVLALGAGRLPKHRMGQDAVVVDNGVIASALAQHVADELGLRRDEVTVGIAHRTADVTVHPEAGTEIDRFAVIRTATDELDRYELDPTVRVRARVQYRQEKEPAA
- a CDS encoding NTP pyrophosphohydrolase; protein product: MSTSLLVAAPTSAPAGRISVRDRVIEKIVHRASADAIGVESGEVKVEVSEWRGGYAVRVRTPLPIPDLDDTEAIAAGSSVIDRVTAVQQQLQSHLAHVTGRDITRLAVVVTGAVVPPRRRVR
- a CDS encoding DUF2273 domain-containing protein, translating into MSATVSGALIGAVLAAAALLFGFWGFLLVALFMVIGAVVARVMSGQLDLRALAGVFSGRRTS
- a CDS encoding Asp23/Gls24 family envelope stress response protein, with the translated sequence MATEDTTPTTAAATTPAKPTTPASASRVDRSSTTTSRVTTDDTAAGRTTIADGVVAKVAGIAAREVQGVYALGGGGARAFGAIRDAINATDLGQGVKVEVGETQAAADITIVVEYPAPIQQVASQVRTAVASAITRLVGLEVVEVNVDVNDVHIPGDDSDDQTESRVA